One Candidatus Methanomethylicota archaeon DNA window includes the following coding sequences:
- a CDS encoding TIGR04076 family protein, translating to DALCIHALSVILHYAVALDEGADPVKLGLTKPEDKEHAYLQCVDPWKPYTDGGTVIFRVRRVK from the coding sequence GGATGCACTCTGCATACATGCCCTCTCAGTTATATTGCATTATGCTGTTGCATTGGATGAGGGGGCTGACCCAGTTAAACTAGGCTTAACCAAGCCAGAAGATAAAGAGCATGCATATCTCCAATGTGTTGATCCATGGAAGCCATACACTGATGGTGGAACAGTTATATTTAGGGTGAGGAGGGTAAAGTGA